One stretch of Nocardia mangyaensis DNA includes these proteins:
- a CDS encoding FadR/GntR family transcriptional regulator: protein MQPVRRTSLIAQVTEQLRAEIRSGRWPVGRRIPTEPELTELTGTGRNTVREAVQALVHAGMLERRQGSGTYVIATSEVGGTLAKYFADAEERDILELRQALDTTAAGLAARRRDDADITNLRRLLAERSNRSWTEPDPATIAADVELHRAIVVASHNAVYLEFYDSLLPIIEHVIHARTAKSDDSYDTEHAELVQAVIDGDAEKAVQATSCFLGSLIAEYPDR, encoded by the coding sequence GTGCAACCCGTCCGGCGAACCAGCCTCATCGCCCAGGTCACCGAGCAGCTTCGAGCCGAGATCCGTTCCGGCCGTTGGCCGGTCGGTCGACGTATCCCCACCGAACCGGAGCTCACCGAGCTCACCGGGACCGGCCGCAACACCGTGCGCGAGGCCGTCCAGGCCCTCGTGCACGCGGGCATGCTCGAACGCCGCCAGGGCTCGGGCACCTATGTGATCGCCACCTCCGAGGTCGGCGGAACCCTGGCCAAGTACTTCGCCGACGCCGAGGAACGCGACATCCTCGAGCTGCGCCAGGCGCTCGACACCACCGCGGCGGGCCTGGCCGCACGCCGCCGCGACGACGCCGACATCACCAACCTGCGCAGGCTGCTCGCCGAACGCAGCAACCGCAGCTGGACCGAACCCGACCCGGCCACCATCGCCGCCGACGTGGAATTGCACCGCGCGATCGTGGTCGCCAGCCACAACGCGGTATACCTGGAGTTCTACGATTCCCTGCTGCCGATCATCGAGCACGTGATCCACGCCAGAACCGCCAAATCCGACGATTCCTACGACACCGAGCACGCCGAACTCGTGCAGGCGGTGATCGACGGTGACGCCGAGAAGGCGGTCCAGGCCACCAGCTGCTTCCTCGGCTCGCTGATCGCCGAGTATCCGGACCGCTGA
- a CDS encoding nitrate/nitrite transporter has product MSTLKRNHDIAHWDAEDVAAWEAGGKDVAKRNLIWSVFAEHIGFSVWSIWSVMVLFMPADQFHIDAAGKFFLVAVPTLVGAVMRVPYTVATARFGGRNWTIFSAFMLLIPLLLTLYFINQPGTSYTTFLIVAAFAGFGGGNFSSSMTNINAFYPQRLKGWALGLNAGGGNIGVPVIQLLGLLVLATLGGDYASVICAIYLVLVAVTAVGAALYMDNLTNQKADLSSMVTALRVPQSWAIAFLYIGTFGSFIGYSFAFGQILQINFVAGGDTAAQAAVHAASIAFIGPLLGSLARPYGGKMADRIGGSLVTIASFFVMMVATLVVVFASSRADGNAGVATGATMALLVAGFIALFIVSGFANGSVTKIIPSVFEAKSRSIAGTAAERSSWAQNTSGALIGFVGAIGALGGVGINLVLRTSYASTNSATAAFVVFLGFYVVCATVTYLVFLRRPRSAVLDSDVVVEAENLVLEAEQSTTSSARG; this is encoded by the coding sequence TTGAGCACGCTGAAGCGTAACCACGACATCGCGCACTGGGATGCCGAAGATGTCGCGGCCTGGGAGGCCGGTGGCAAGGACGTCGCCAAGCGCAATCTGATCTGGTCGGTGTTCGCCGAGCACATCGGGTTCTCGGTGTGGTCGATCTGGTCGGTCATGGTGCTGTTCATGCCCGCCGACCAGTTCCACATCGACGCGGCGGGCAAGTTCTTCCTCGTCGCGGTGCCGACCCTGGTCGGCGCGGTCATGCGAGTGCCCTACACCGTGGCCACCGCGCGCTTCGGCGGGCGCAACTGGACCATCTTCAGCGCGTTCATGCTGCTGATCCCGCTGCTGCTGACGCTGTACTTCATCAACCAGCCCGGCACCTCCTACACGACCTTCCTGATCGTGGCGGCTTTCGCCGGGTTCGGTGGCGGCAATTTCTCCTCGTCGATGACCAATATCAACGCCTTCTACCCGCAGCGCCTGAAGGGCTGGGCACTGGGGCTGAACGCGGGTGGCGGCAATATCGGCGTCCCGGTCATCCAGTTGCTCGGTCTGCTGGTGCTGGCCACCCTCGGCGGCGACTACGCCTCGGTCATCTGCGCGATCTACCTGGTCCTGGTCGCTGTGACGGCCGTGGGCGCGGCGCTGTACATGGACAACCTGACCAACCAGAAGGCCGACCTGTCCTCGATGGTCACCGCGCTGCGAGTGCCGCAGTCGTGGGCCATCGCTTTCCTCTACATCGGCACCTTCGGATCGTTCATCGGCTACAGCTTCGCGTTCGGCCAGATCTTGCAGATCAACTTCGTGGCCGGTGGCGACACGGCGGCCCAGGCCGCCGTGCACGCCGCCTCGATCGCCTTCATCGGCCCGCTGCTCGGTTCGCTGGCCCGTCCCTACGGCGGCAAGATGGCCGACCGGATCGGTGGCAGCCTCGTCACCATCGCCAGCTTCTTCGTCATGATGGTCGCCACGCTGGTCGTGGTGTTCGCCAGCTCGCGGGCCGACGGCAACGCCGGTGTCGCCACGGGCGCGACCATGGCACTGCTGGTTGCCGGGTTCATCGCGCTGTTCATCGTGTCGGGCTTCGCCAACGGCTCGGTCACCAAGATCATCCCTTCGGTGTTCGAGGCCAAGTCCCGCTCGATCGCGGGCACCGCGGCCGAGCGGTCGTCCTGGGCGCAGAACACCTCCGGCGCGCTGATCGGGTTCGTCGGTGCCATCGGCGCGCTCGGCGGGGTCGGGATCAACCTGGTGCTGCGCACCTCCTACGCCAGCACCAACTCCGCCACCGCGGCCTTCGTCGTGTTCCTCGGGTTCTACGTGGTCTGCGCCACGGTCACCTACCTGGTGTTCCTGCGGCGCCCCCGCTCGGCGGTGCTCGACTCCGATGTGGTGGTCGAGGCCGAGAACCTGGTGCTCGAAGCCGAGCAGTCAACCACTTCGTCGGCTCGCGGCTGA
- a CDS encoding GNAT family N-acetyltransferase, whose product MNISNGVVQPRLRDASVDDLAAIAELESRTFTPLAYPYFALRQLYDIHGSDWVVAELDGALCGYALVAVGRHTAWLLGLAVSAGHQGRGLGSSLLDRAVAQCRSSAVDAIFITVRPSNAPAAKLYENSGFTWAGHEAQYFGIGEPRDLLVHRIAYDWTATDRRWHKGRGPVDNG is encoded by the coding sequence GTGAACATCTCGAACGGGGTGGTACAGCCACGGTTGCGCGATGCCTCCGTCGACGATCTGGCCGCGATCGCCGAGCTCGAATCGAGGACGTTCACCCCGCTCGCCTACCCCTATTTCGCCCTGCGCCAGCTCTACGACATCCACGGGTCCGACTGGGTGGTCGCGGAGCTGGACGGCGCGCTGTGCGGGTACGCACTGGTCGCGGTCGGCCGACACACCGCCTGGCTGTTGGGTCTCGCGGTGTCCGCGGGCCACCAGGGACGCGGACTCGGCAGCTCGCTGCTCGATCGCGCGGTGGCACAGTGCCGTTCGTCGGCGGTCGACGCGATCTTCATCACCGTGCGCCCGTCCAACGCACCCGCCGCCAAGCTGTACGAGAACTCCGGGTTCACCTGGGCGGGCCACGAGGCCCAGTATTTCGGCATCGGCGAGCCACGCGATCTGCTGGTGCACCGCATCGCCTACGACTGGACAGCCACCGACCGGCGCTGGCACAAGGGCCGTGGGCCGGTCGACAACGGATGA
- a CDS encoding MFS transporter → MTATLPDRRTLPETNKRARARAIIQGRLLVLSAIVMSALTLRAAVTAFSPLAERIGADIGYGTAVVGIFGMLPTAMFGVAGLCTPMLVRRFGLERTVLIAMLLAGAGSLVRVFMANTAELLVFSGVALLGMGVGNVVIPPLVKRYFADQLAAISSLYIVMVQLSTVIPAFVAVPLADGHGWRISMGVWALVGFAAAVPWLVVLRARRGRDLVDTTALPAEPAAAAGKVWRSPVAWGMAGMFGMTSLTTYAMFAWLPMILSDAGASAGFGGSMVGLFALMGLIPALGAPTVVSRMRNPFPVVVGCMVLFATAFVGLLVAPMSVPLLWVVLLGLGPSTFPMALTLINLRTRTPRGSAALSGFTQGVGYAIACTGPLMFGMLHDWTGGWTAPFALLFVALGVLLAGAWQACKPRMLEDSW, encoded by the coding sequence GTGACCGCGACCCTTCCTGACCGCCGAACTCTGCCCGAAACCAACAAGCGCGCTCGTGCCCGCGCGATCATCCAGGGTCGCCTACTTGTTCTCTCCGCGATCGTCATGTCGGCACTCACCCTGCGGGCGGCGGTGACGGCGTTCAGTCCGCTGGCCGAGCGGATCGGCGCGGATATCGGGTACGGGACGGCCGTGGTCGGGATCTTCGGGATGCTGCCGACCGCGATGTTCGGTGTGGCCGGGCTGTGCACGCCGATGCTGGTGCGCCGATTCGGGCTCGAGCGCACGGTGCTGATCGCGATGCTGCTGGCCGGTGCCGGGTCGCTGGTGCGCGTGTTCATGGCCAACACCGCCGAGCTGCTGGTGTTCTCCGGGGTCGCGCTGCTGGGGATGGGTGTGGGCAATGTGGTGATACCGCCGCTGGTGAAGCGGTATTTCGCCGATCAGCTCGCCGCGATCAGCTCGCTCTACATCGTGATGGTGCAGTTGAGTACCGTGATTCCCGCGTTCGTCGCGGTGCCGCTGGCCGACGGTCACGGCTGGCGGATCTCGATGGGCGTGTGGGCGCTTGTCGGCTTCGCCGCCGCTGTGCCGTGGCTGGTCGTGCTGCGTGCTCGGCGCGGTCGCGACCTGGTCGACACCACCGCGCTGCCCGCCGAACCCGCGGCCGCCGCGGGCAAGGTGTGGCGTTCGCCGGTGGCCTGGGGGATGGCGGGCATGTTCGGCATGACCTCGCTGACCACCTACGCGATGTTCGCCTGGCTGCCCATGATCCTGTCCGACGCGGGCGCGAGCGCGGGTTTCGGCGGCAGCATGGTCGGGCTGTTCGCGCTGATGGGCCTGATCCCGGCGCTGGGCGCGCCGACCGTCGTCTCGCGGATGCGCAATCCGTTCCCGGTCGTCGTCGGCTGCATGGTGCTGTTCGCCACCGCCTTCGTCGGCCTGCTGGTCGCTCCCATGTCCGTACCGCTGCTGTGGGTGGTGCTGCTCGGCCTCGGCCCGAGCACCTTCCCGATGGCGCTGACCTTGATCAACCTGCGCACCCGCACCCCGCGGGGATCGGCGGCGCTGTCCGGGTTCACCCAGGGCGTCGGCTACGCGATCGCCTGCACCGGCCCGCTGATGTTCGGCATGCTGCACGACTGGACCGGCGGCTGGACGGCCCCTTTCGCCCTGTTGTTCGTCGCCCTCGGTGTCCTGCTCGCCGGCGCGTGGCAGGCCTGCAAGCCAAGAATGCTCGAAGATTCGTGGTAG
- a CDS encoding MFS transporter — MTAIAATGQETEAPSFEYEKKGRWLTQWEPDSPKFWESGGERTAKKNLWFSVFAENLGFSVWVLWGAIVTSMGAAGFSFLEGLGTGNPTAVANALLLTSIPTLVGATLRIPYTFAVPRFGGRAFTAFSAAMLLIPTLGMAFFINQPSTPMWVFVVLAALAGVGGGNFSSSMANISFFFPEGKKGAALGINAAGGNLGVAQTQLAAPLLITLGTHLLAKDAAGYRFGITLAILVWVPFIVAAAIGALRYMDSIVSAKADGKSYKLALTNSHTWIMSFLYIGTFGSFIGFSFAFPTLIKANFPHLAGIGWITMVGNLAFLGAFVGSFSRPVGGWISDKVGGARITVYVFSGMAIAVALIMAALSMKSFPLYLAAFLLLFVLTGIGNGSTYRMIPSIFGATAKEYAAEHGLELTEAQASARRQAGAAIGVIGAVGAFGGFILQQALRLSNINFGTMAPAFWGYAAAFLVMAGVTWWFYLRSSFAVEKVPSLAYANV, encoded by the coding sequence ATGACCGCAATCGCCGCCACCGGCCAAGAGACGGAAGCTCCGTCCTTCGAATATGAGAAAAAGGGCCGCTGGCTGACCCAGTGGGAGCCCGACAGCCCGAAATTCTGGGAATCCGGTGGAGAACGCACCGCCAAGAAGAACCTCTGGTTCTCGGTGTTCGCCGAGAACCTCGGCTTCAGCGTCTGGGTGCTGTGGGGCGCCATTGTCACCAGCATGGGCGCCGCGGGTTTCAGCTTCCTGGAGGGCCTGGGCACCGGGAACCCGACCGCGGTGGCCAACGCGCTGCTGCTGACCTCGATTCCCACGCTGGTCGGCGCGACCCTGCGCATTCCCTACACCTTCGCCGTTCCCCGCTTCGGTGGCCGCGCGTTCACCGCGTTCAGCGCGGCGATGCTGCTGATCCCCACGCTGGGCATGGCGTTCTTCATCAACCAGCCGAGCACCCCGATGTGGGTCTTCGTGGTGCTGGCCGCCCTCGCCGGCGTCGGTGGCGGCAACTTCTCGTCCTCGATGGCGAACATCTCGTTCTTCTTCCCCGAGGGCAAGAAGGGCGCCGCGCTCGGCATCAACGCCGCGGGCGGCAATCTCGGTGTCGCGCAGACTCAGCTCGCCGCGCCGCTGCTGATCACCCTCGGCACGCATCTGCTGGCCAAGGACGCGGCGGGCTACCGATTCGGCATCACGCTCGCCATCCTGGTGTGGGTGCCGTTCATCGTGGCCGCCGCGATCGGCGCGCTCCGGTACATGGACTCGATCGTCTCGGCCAAGGCCGACGGCAAGTCCTACAAGCTGGCGCTGACCAATTCGCACACCTGGATCATGTCGTTCCTCTACATCGGCACCTTCGGTTCGTTCATCGGCTTCTCGTTCGCCTTCCCGACCCTGATCAAGGCCAACTTCCCGCACCTGGCCGGGATCGGCTGGATCACCATGGTCGGTAACCTGGCCTTCCTCGGCGCCTTCGTCGGCTCGTTCAGCCGTCCGGTGGGCGGGTGGATCTCCGACAAGGTCGGTGGCGCCCGAATCACCGTGTACGTGTTCAGCGGTATGGCGATCGCGGTGGCGCTGATCATGGCGGCACTGTCGATGAAGAGCTTCCCGCTGTACCTGGCCGCGTTCCTGCTGCTGTTCGTGCTCACCGGCATCGGCAACGGCTCCACCTACCGGATGATCCCCTCGATCTTCGGCGCCACCGCCAAGGAGTACGCTGCCGAGCACGGTCTCGAGCTCACCGAGGCACAGGCTTCGGCACGGCGTCAGGCCGGTGCCGCGATCGGCGTGATCGGCGCGGTCGGCGCCTTCGGTGGATTCATCCTGCAGCAGGCACTTCGCCTGTCCAACATCAACTTCGGCACCATGGCACCCGCCTTCTGGGGCTACGCGGCCGCGTTCCTCGTGATGGCCGGGGTCACCTGGTGGTTCTACCTGCGCTCCTCGTTCGCCGTCGAGAAGGTACCGTCGCTGGCCTACGCCAACGTCTGA